The following is a genomic window from Lysinibacillus sp. JNUCC-52.
CTACACAACAAAGAAATGATTGCTAAAATGGAACCCGAATTAAATTTAGGAACACCTTCTATAATGTTTTACGCCGACAATATAACGGAGATGTATCAAGATTTCCAAACGAAAGGCATTAAAGTGGGGGACTTAGTTATGATGCCAATGGGGAGAGTCTTTAACTTCGCCGATAACGAAAATAATTACTTCGCTTTAGTTGAAAAATAATATTTAGAGCAATTAAAATGTTCTATAAAAATAAAAATCCGCTTTGCTTTCTGTTGAACATAGCGTAAGACTGCCTTTGTTTTTCTCAAAAGGCTTTTGTTTTATGCTTTGTTCGCAGAAATGTATGCGGACTTTTTAGTTTATAGCGCTATTCACTTTTTATGCTAAATCTTCGCCAAATATGGAAACCGTTTGACGATCAACTACAAATTCTTGACCGTTCCATTTTAAGATGTTTTCAACATAGCCTAAT
Proteins encoded in this region:
- a CDS encoding VOC family protein encodes the protein MIQQIGQVMLYVNDQDAAVAFWTEKIGFVVVADNKEGEMRWIEIAPKKGVQTTFVLHNKEMIAKMEPELNLGTPSIMFYADNITEMYQDFQTKGIKVGDLVMMPMGRVFNFADNENNYFALVEK